The genomic interval TGTTCATCACCGGGCCCCAGGTCATCAAGGCCGTCACCGGCGAGGAGATCAGCTTCGAGGACCTGGGTGGGGCCATGACCCACAGCGAAAAGAGCGGCGTCTCGCATTTCGCCTGTGAAAACGACGAGGACGCCATCGCGCAGATCAAACGCCTGCTCTCCTATCTGCCGGCCAACAACATGGAGGACCCGCCGCGGGTGGACACCGGCGACTCCCCCAGGCGCAGCGCGCCGGAGCTCAACACGATCATTCCCGACAACCCGAATACGGCCTACGACGTGAAGGACGTGATCGCCGCGATCGTCGACAACGGCGAATTCTTCGAGCCGCACCAGTTCTTCGCGCCCAACATTCTCGTCTGCTTTGCGCGCCTGAACGGCCGGACCATCGGCATCATCGCCAATCAGCCCAAGAACCTGGCCGGCTGCCTGGACATCAACGCTTCGGACAAGGCCACGCGCTTCATCCGCTTCTGCGACGCCTTCAACATCCCGATGCTGACCATCGCCGATGTCCCCGGCTACCTGCCCGGCAGCCAGCAGGAATGGGGCGGCATCATCCGCCACGGCGCCAAGCTGCTGTGGTGCTACTCCGAGGCCACCGTGCCCAAGCTGCTGCTGGTGACCCGCAAGGACTACGGCGGCTCCTACCTGGCGATGTGCTCCAAGGACCTGGGGGCCGACATGGCCTTTGCCTGGCCCACCGCCGAGATCGCCGTGATGGGCGCCGAGGGTGCGGCCAACATCATCCACCGCCGCGAGATCAAGGAGGCCGAAGAACCGGTGGCCAAGCGCAAGGAAAAAATCGAGGAGTACAAGGCGCTTTTCTCCAACCCATACTGCGCCGCCAGCCGTGGCTACATCGACGCGGTGATCGAACCCAGCGAGACCCGGCCGCGGCTCATCGAGGCCCTGGAGATCCTATGCACCAAGCGGGAGCTGCGGCCGCCGAAAAAGCACGGCAACATCCCGATGTGAGCCGGGCCGCTTTTCCGCCCATCTTCGCCAACGTCTAACCCAGGGAGACCCCATGGAAGCCGACAAAAAAAGGGCCGCCATCGCCTCGGCGGTAATCGCCTACATCCAGACCGAAGAAGAAGCCCTGTGCCTCCAGCGCCTCCAGGCCGGCACAGCCGAAATCGCCCCGGCACCTGCCCCGGCGCCGGCCGCCGCCTACAAGCCGTGGGGCTTCAGCGGCCGCCAGGAGCAGATGCAGCTGCGGGGGCTGATGCAGCTCAAAGCGTTTCAGGGATGGAAAATGCGATAGCCCGCCGGCCCCGAACCGGTCCCGACACCACCCAATACCGCAATTTTAACTCGCGCCAGCTATCTTTTGAGAGGAGAAGTCTAAGATGAGCGATCACAGCCAAGTAGCAATGACGGAAATGAACTATGCCAAGGACCGTCCCCAGGCGGCAAATCCGGTCAAGATCGAGGATTTGAGTCTGCGCGACGGTCACCAGTCGCTTTTCGCCACCCGCGGGCGCACCGAGGACATGCTGCCGGTGGCCGAAATGATGGACCAGGTGGGCTTCTGGGCCATGGAGGTCTGGGGCGGCGCCACCTTCGACACCATGCACCGCTTTCTCAACGAAGACCCCTGGGAGCGCATCCGCACCCTCAAGCGCTACATCAAAAAAACGCCCTTCTCGATGCTGCTGCGCGGCCAGAACCTGGTCGGCTACCGCAACTACGCCGATGACGTGGCCAAAGCCTTCGTCCAGCGCGCCGCCGAAAACGGGATGGACATCTTCCGGACCTTCGACGCCCTCAACGACTACCGCAACTTCGAGACCGTCGTGCCGGTGATCAAGTCCTGCGGCAAGCACTTCCAGGGCTGTATCTGCTACACCCTGACCGAACCGCGCCTGGGCGGCGAGGTCTACAACCTGGAGTACTATCTCAACAAGGCCAAGGCGCTGGAGGCCATGGGCGCCGACAGCATCTGCATCAAGGACATGGCCGGGCTGATCGCCCCCTACGATGCCTACGCCATCGTCAAGACGCTCAAAGCCGCGGTCAAACCGCCCATCCATCTCCACAGCCACTTCACCTCGGGGATGTCCGCCATGAGCCACCTCAAGGCCATCGAGGCCGGCGTGGACATCATCGACGCGGTCATGGCGCCTTACGCCTACCGCACCTCGCATGCCGCCATCGAGCCGCTGGTGATGGCCCTGATAGGGACCAACCGCGACACCGGCTTCGACATCCGCCTGCTGGGTCAGATCAACGAAAT from Desulfobacteraceae bacterium carries:
- a CDS encoding methylmalonyl-CoA carboxyltransferase, with protein sequence MGVVDDKLKDLKEREQKVLQMGGEKAVAKHKESGKLSARERLDLLFDPGTFREIDMFVQHRCVNFGMEKVEVPSDGVVTGHGMVDGRPVFAFSQDFTSRAGSLGEMHAKKICKVMDLALKAGVPFVGINDSGGARIQEGVDALSGFGQIFYRNSLASGVIPQISAIMGTTAGGAVYSPAMTDWIFMVKNTSFMFITGPQVIKAVTGEEISFEDLGGAMTHSEKSGVSHFACENDEDAIAQIKRLLSYLPANNMEDPPRVDTGDSPRRSAPELNTIIPDNPNTAYDVKDVIAAIVDNGEFFEPHQFFAPNILVCFARLNGRTIGIIANQPKNLAGCLDINASDKATRFIRFCDAFNIPMLTIADVPGYLPGSQQEWGGIIRHGAKLLWCYSEATVPKLLLVTRKDYGGSYLAMCSKDLGADMAFAWPTAEIAVMGAEGAANIIHRREIKEAEEPVAKRKEKIEEYKALFSNPYCAASRGYIDAVIEPSETRPRLIEALEILCTKRELRPPKKHGNIPM